A genomic segment from Sphingopyxis sp. DBS4 encodes:
- a CDS encoding ABC transporter ATP-binding protein encodes MTEYSVEATGLTKYFDSFKAVDHVSLQVPAGCIYGVLGPNGAGKTTSLRMMLGIVDPDEGTSRLLGGHRPQAVRHRIGYLPEERGLYPGMKAREAIAFMGALRGLDWSEGRRRAATFMTELGLERVIDEKIRKMSKGMAQMVQLIGSIVHAPDLIVLDEPFSGLDPVNQERLETLVRREQGRGATILFSTHVMAHAERLCDRLAIIARSARRFEGTVDDARALLPMQVRYTPRDGSDTVAALLPAGAERRGEAWHFAIEDSAVEPLLARITAGGHGVAGLSIARPALHDAFVHIVRQVDASFDGDPEEGAIEEDAA; translated from the coding sequence TTGACCGAGTATAGCGTCGAGGCGACCGGCCTCACCAAATATTTCGACAGCTTCAAGGCAGTCGACCATGTGTCGCTGCAAGTTCCCGCGGGATGCATTTACGGCGTGCTCGGCCCCAATGGCGCGGGCAAGACGACCAGCCTGCGCATGATGCTGGGTATCGTCGATCCCGACGAGGGAACGAGCCGGCTGCTCGGCGGCCACCGGCCGCAGGCGGTGCGCCACCGCATCGGCTATCTTCCCGAGGAGCGCGGGCTTTATCCCGGGATGAAGGCGCGCGAGGCGATCGCCTTCATGGGCGCGCTGCGCGGGCTCGACTGGTCCGAAGGGCGGCGGCGCGCCGCGACCTTCATGACCGAACTCGGGCTCGAGCGCGTGATCGACGAGAAAATCCGCAAGATGTCGAAGGGCATGGCGCAGATGGTTCAGCTCATCGGATCGATCGTTCATGCACCCGACCTGATCGTTCTCGACGAGCCTTTTTCGGGGCTCGACCCGGTCAATCAGGAGCGGCTCGAAACGCTCGTCCGGCGCGAACAGGGGCGCGGCGCGACGATCCTCTTTTCGACCCATGTCATGGCCCATGCCGAGCGCCTCTGCGACCGGCTGGCGATCATCGCGCGTTCGGCCCGCCGCTTCGAGGGAACGGTCGACGACGCGCGCGCGCTGCTGCCGATGCAGGTGCGCTATACCCCGCGCGACGGCAGCGACACGGTCGCCGCGCTGCTTCCCGCCGGCGCCGAACGCCGCGGCGAAGCCTGGCATTTCGCGATCGAGGACAGCGCGGTCGAGCCTTTGCTCGCGCGCATCACCGCCGGCGGCCACGGCGTCGCGGGCCTGTCGATCGCGCGTCCGGCGCTGCACGACGCTTTCGTCCACATCGTCCGCCAGGTCGACGCCAGTTTCGACGGCGACCCCGAAGAAGGCGCGATCGAGGAGGACGCGGCATGA
- the queG gene encoding tRNA epoxyqueuosine(34) reductase QueG, giving the protein MVAEALPPLDDTLEERLEAVAREHGFAAFGIARADAAPETAARLNQWLTEGCHGDMIWMESRAAQRGSPQGLWPEVRSVIALGMSYAPAQDPLALAGVPDRGRISVYAQGADYHDVVKRSLKAVARWLVAEAPGAEVKVFVDTAPVMEKPLAAAAGLGWQGKHSNMVSREHGSWLFLGAIYTTLDLVPSAGARDRCGSCTACQDACPTQAFPAPYRVDARRCISYLTIEHDGPIPVELRRAIGNRIYGCDDCLAVCPWNKFADTAARHRAFLPRAELAAPSLADLLALDDAGFRQVFAGSPIKRIGRNRMVRNAAIAAGNSGDRTFARRLEELTGDESPMVADAAAWALAELTP; this is encoded by the coding sequence ATGGTTGCCGAAGCCTTGCCCCCCCTTGACGACACGCTGGAGGAGCGATTGGAAGCCGTGGCGCGCGAGCATGGCTTTGCGGCGTTCGGGATCGCGCGCGCCGACGCCGCCCCTGAAACCGCGGCGCGGCTGAACCAGTGGCTTACTGAGGGGTGCCACGGCGACATGATCTGGATGGAAAGTCGCGCCGCGCAGCGCGGGTCGCCGCAGGGGTTGTGGCCCGAGGTCCGCTCGGTGATCGCGCTCGGCATGAGCTATGCGCCCGCGCAGGATCCGCTAGCGCTGGCGGGCGTCCCCGATCGCGGCCGCATTTCGGTCTATGCGCAGGGCGCCGATTATCATGACGTCGTCAAGCGGTCGCTGAAGGCGGTCGCGCGCTGGCTCGTCGCCGAGGCGCCGGGGGCCGAGGTCAAGGTGTTCGTCGACACCGCGCCGGTGATGGAAAAGCCGCTCGCCGCCGCCGCCGGGCTCGGCTGGCAGGGCAAGCACAGCAATATGGTCAGCCGCGAACATGGCAGCTGGCTGTTCCTGGGGGCAATCTACACGACGCTCGACCTCGTGCCGTCGGCCGGTGCGCGCGATCGTTGCGGCAGTTGCACCGCGTGCCAGGACGCCTGCCCGACGCAGGCCTTTCCCGCGCCCTACCGCGTCGATGCGCGGCGCTGCATCTCCTATCTCACCATCGAGCATGACGGACCGATCCCGGTCGAGCTGCGCCGCGCGATCGGCAATCGCATCTATGGCTGCGACGATTGCCTTGCGGTCTGCCCGTGGAACAAGTTCGCCGATACCGCCGCGCGCCACCGCGCCTTCCTGCCGCGCGCCGAACTGGCGGCGCCGTCGCTCGCCGACCTGCTCGCGCTCGACGATGCGGGCTTTCGTCAGGTGTTTGCAGGGTCGCCGATCAAGCGCATCGGCCGCAACCGCATGGTGCGCAACGCGGCGATCGCGGCGGGAAACAGCGGCGATAGGACGTTTGCCCGGCGGCTGGAAGAACTGACCGGCGACGAATCGCCGATGGTCGCCGACGCGGCGGCATGGGCGCTCGCCGAACTGACGCCATGA
- a CDS encoding EI24 domain-containing protein, with amino-acid sequence MARAVHALLLALRDLPHPRVLRVLAASLALTLLIFVVTGGAIFFAARWALDHWNWLDGATLDMAGVLVVLLLIAASWLLFRAVAILVVGLFADGIVADVEGRHYPAAAARAVPVSFARSLRLGLASVGRLIAVNLVALPLYISLLFTAVGAPLLAFVLNAALLGRDLEAMILARHPNRPRLGRATRWSLGALSAASFLVPVANLLAPIVGAAMAVHLLHLRDGEE; translated from the coding sequence ATGGCCCGCGCCGTCCACGCCCTGCTACTCGCGCTCCGTGACCTGCCGCATCCGCGCGTGTTGCGAGTGCTGGCGGCCAGCCTCGCGCTGACGCTGCTGATTTTCGTCGTCACCGGCGGTGCGATCTTCTTCGCCGCGCGCTGGGCGCTCGATCATTGGAATTGGCTCGACGGCGCCACGCTCGACATGGCGGGCGTGCTCGTCGTGCTGCTGTTGATCGCGGCAAGCTGGTTGCTGTTCCGCGCGGTCGCGATCCTTGTCGTCGGCCTGTTCGCCGACGGCATCGTCGCCGATGTCGAGGGGCGCCACTATCCCGCCGCCGCGGCGCGCGCGGTACCGGTCAGCTTCGCCCGGAGCCTGCGCCTCGGCCTCGCCTCGGTCGGCCGGCTGATCGCGGTGAACCTGGTCGCGCTGCCGCTCTATATATCCCTGCTGTTCACCGCGGTCGGCGCGCCTCTGCTCGCCTTCGTCCTCAATGCGGCGCTGCTCGGCCGCGATCTCGAAGCGATGATTCTCGCGCGCCACCCGAATCGGCCGCGTCTCGGTCGCGCCACGCGCTGGTCGCTCGGCGCACTGTCCGCCGCAAGCTTTCTGGTGCCCGTCGCCAATCTGTTGGCCCCCATCGTCGGCGCAGCTATGGCCGTTCATCTGTTGCATCTGCGGGATGGGGAAGAATGA
- a CDS encoding adenosine kinase: MAATARFDVVAIGNAIVDVIARADDALIEAEGLAKGSMRLIDAGEAARLYAAMGPAVEMSGGSAANTLAGMAALGRRCAFIGQVADDQLGQVFTHDLTSLGVAFETPPLAEGDPTARCLIFVTPDGQRTMNTFLGASQNLGRESLAPALIADADILYLEGYLWNADASRAAMAEAIGLARAAGRRVAFTLSDTFVIAAHGEDFRRMIAAREIDILFANEAELLELAQEADFETALASVAAGVPLLVVTRSEKGAVAVTNGERTAVTAEPIDHVVDTTGAGDLFAAGFLSGQAQGRSIADCLTMGAVCAREIIAQVGPRAQTDLEAKIAERLS, translated from the coding sequence ATGGCCGCCACCGCCCGTTTCGATGTCGTTGCGATTGGCAACGCGATCGTCGACGTGATTGCCCGCGCCGACGACGCGCTGATCGAGGCCGAGGGGCTGGCCAAAGGGTCGATGCGGCTGATCGACGCCGGGGAAGCGGCGCGGCTCTATGCGGCGATGGGCCCCGCGGTCGAGATGTCGGGCGGCTCGGCGGCGAACACCCTCGCCGGGATGGCGGCGCTCGGCCGGCGCTGCGCCTTCATCGGCCAGGTCGCCGACGACCAGCTCGGCCAGGTCTTCACCCACGACCTGACGTCGCTGGGCGTCGCCTTCGAGACGCCGCCGCTCGCCGAAGGCGACCCAACCGCGCGCTGCCTGATCTTCGTCACGCCCGACGGGCAGCGGACGATGAACACCTTTCTCGGCGCGTCGCAGAATCTGGGCCGCGAATCGCTCGCCCCGGCGCTGATCGCCGATGCCGACATCCTTTATCTCGAAGGCTATTTGTGGAATGCCGACGCTTCGCGCGCGGCAATGGCCGAAGCGATCGGGCTGGCGCGTGCGGCGGGCCGCCGCGTCGCTTTCACCCTGTCCGACACCTTCGTCATCGCGGCGCACGGCGAGGATTTCCGGCGCATGATCGCGGCGCGCGAAATCGACATCCTGTTCGCGAACGAGGCGGAACTGCTCGAACTCGCGCAGGAGGCGGATTTCGAGACCGCGCTGGCGAGCGTCGCGGCCGGTGTGCCGCTGCTCGTCGTGACGCGCAGCGAAAAGGGCGCCGTCGCGGTGACGAACGGCGAGCGCACCGCGGTTACGGCCGAGCCGATCGATCATGTCGTCGACACCACCGGCGCGGGCGACCTGTTCGCCGCCGGTTTCCTGTCGGGACAGGCGCAGGGACGCAGCATCGCCGACTGCCTGACGATGGGCGCGGTCTGCGCGCGCGAGATCATCGCACAGGTCGGCCCGCGTGCGCAAACCGACCTCGAGGCGAAAATCGCCGAACGGCTGAGCTGA
- a CDS encoding lipopolysaccharide biosynthesis protein, translating to MSQTDSAAARSPASAESALPPEQADADTAALAKGGRTNFLGFIMRLVARLPFLYFAGRWYGPEAVGRFAFAVLVIELVAQLATLGLKRGLAEQLSAEGADHRHVVWDGMFVAFLASAIGSAILLLLPQIMFPAGDIDSTDRWMALLVFAIAGTDVALAACAYRFDIGATVRARAIVEPWVISIAAAGFWFVSPRDGLMLSYAAAMVGAFLTALIPMIRHYGGPGVWRPQPSHLIMVARRNAPLAAADAIEWGTRRLDLFILGQFTSPTIYGIYYMAQQVASLPQKLKTSFEPILGPVITRNLAEHKFAAVAAQVSQVGFWIIAAQAGIALALGIPGEAVMGLVGPQFVGGAGALAFLLAAEVVAATAVVSEAALVYVARHRNLLISLATLALQAVLSVALILVARSMGLDPITYAAAVALALMLALGFASLVKARLLAHVLGAPVNSLRWALVWATAGAAVLGWGATKLPEWAELLVGVPVILGIYAWLIWTRGFGPADRALFRKHPEAAEPAA from the coding sequence TTGAGCCAGACGGACAGCGCAGCCGCGCGCAGCCCCGCATCCGCCGAGTCTGCGCTGCCCCCGGAGCAGGCCGACGCCGACACCGCCGCGCTCGCCAAGGGCGGGCGCACCAATTTCCTCGGCTTCATCATGCGCCTCGTCGCGCGCCTGCCCTTTCTCTATTTCGCGGGGCGCTGGTACGGACCCGAAGCGGTCGGGCGCTTCGCCTTTGCGGTGCTCGTCATCGAGCTCGTCGCGCAGCTTGCGACGCTCGGCCTCAAGCGCGGTCTTGCCGAGCAATTGAGCGCCGAGGGGGCCGATCATCGCCACGTCGTGTGGGACGGCATGTTCGTCGCCTTCCTCGCCTCGGCGATCGGATCAGCAATCCTGCTGTTGCTGCCGCAGATCATGTTTCCGGCGGGGGACATCGACAGCACCGATCGCTGGATGGCGCTGCTCGTCTTCGCGATCGCGGGCACCGACGTCGCGCTCGCCGCCTGCGCCTATCGTTTCGACATCGGCGCGACGGTGCGCGCGCGGGCCATCGTCGAGCCGTGGGTGATCAGCATCGCTGCCGCCGGTTTCTGGTTCGTATCGCCGCGCGACGGGCTGATGCTCTCCTATGCGGCGGCGATGGTCGGTGCCTTTCTGACTGCGCTGATCCCGATGATCCGCCACTATGGCGGTCCCGGCGTCTGGCGGCCGCAGCCGTCGCACCTGATCATGGTCGCGCGCCGCAACGCGCCGCTCGCCGCCGCCGACGCGATCGAATGGGGGACGCGCCGTCTCGACCTGTTCATCCTCGGCCAGTTCACTTCGCCGACGATCTACGGCATCTATTATATGGCGCAACAGGTCGCGTCGCTGCCGCAAAAGCTCAAGACCAGTTTCGAACCGATCCTCGGCCCGGTGATCACGCGCAACCTCGCCGAGCATAAATTCGCCGCCGTCGCCGCGCAGGTCAGCCAGGTGGGTTTCTGGATCATCGCCGCGCAGGCGGGGATCGCGCTTGCGCTCGGCATTCCGGGCGAGGCGGTAATGGGCCTCGTCGGTCCGCAGTTCGTCGGCGGCGCGGGGGCGCTCGCCTTCCTGCTCGCGGCCGAGGTCGTCGCGGCGACCGCCGTGGTCAGCGAAGCCGCGCTCGTCTATGTCGCGCGCCACCGCAACCTGCTCATCAGCCTCGCGACGCTCGCGCTGCAGGCGGTGCTCAGCGTCGCGCTGATCCTCGTCGCGCGGTCGATGGGGCTCGACCCGATCACTTATGCCGCGGCGGTCGCGCTGGCGCTGATGCTCGCGCTCGGTTTCGCCTCGCTGGTCAAGGCGCGGCTGCTCGCGCATGTCCTCGGCGCGCCGGTGAACAGCCTGCGCTGGGCGCTCGTCTGGGCGACGGCGGGCGCCGCGGTGCTCGGCTGGGGAGCGACAAAGCTTCCCGAATGGGCCGAGTTGCTCGTCGGCGTTCCCGTCATCCTCGGCATTTACGCCTGGCTGATCTGGACGCGCGGCTTTGGCCCCGCCGACCGCGCACTGTTCCGCAAACATCCGGAGGCGGCGGAACCCGCCGCCTGA
- a CDS encoding NAD(P)H-dependent glycerol-3-phosphate dehydrogenase has product MTSYHRFGVVGGGAWGTALAQLLAAEGAPVRLWAREEEVVAAINAEHRNPLFLPDAKLSPSLAATGALADLAACDALLVVVPVPFLRAVLADLPAGDAPLIFCSKGMEAGSFAFPIDIARDICPGRPLAVLSGPTFAHEVAAGLPTAITLAAADAATAEALAQALARPHFRPYVSTDMIGAEIGGAVKNILAIACGIVDGAGLGLNARAALISRGFAEMTRFGLARGAEAETLAGLAGLGDLVLTCTSSNSRNFALGQGLGRGAEAAALMADRRTVAEGAFSAPVIAAAARADGIEMPITDAVARLVAGEIRAGEAIQALLSRPLRSEGR; this is encoded by the coding sequence ATGACGTCATATCATCGTTTCGGGGTGGTCGGCGGCGGCGCCTGGGGCACCGCGCTCGCGCAACTGCTGGCCGCCGAGGGCGCGCCGGTGCGCCTCTGGGCGCGCGAGGAAGAGGTGGTCGCGGCGATCAATGCCGAACATCGTAACCCGCTTTTCCTGCCCGACGCCAAGCTGTCGCCTTCGCTCGCCGCGACCGGCGCGCTCGCGGATCTTGCGGCATGCGACGCGCTGCTCGTCGTCGTCCCGGTGCCCTTTCTGCGCGCGGTGCTGGCCGACCTGCCCGCCGGCGATGCGCCGCTGATCTTTTGCAGCAAGGGCATGGAGGCGGGGAGCTTCGCTTTCCCGATCGACATCGCGCGCGATATCTGTCCCGGCCGACCGCTGGCGGTGCTGTCGGGTCCGACCTTCGCGCACGAAGTCGCCGCCGGCCTGCCCACCGCGATCACCCTCGCCGCCGCGGACGCCGCGACCGCCGAAGCGCTGGCGCAGGCGCTCGCCCGCCCGCATTTCCGCCCTTACGTGTCGACCGACATGATCGGCGCCGAGATCGGCGGCGCGGTCAAGAATATCCTCGCGATCGCCTGCGGCATCGTCGACGGCGCCGGGCTGGGGCTCAACGCGCGCGCGGCGCTGATCAGCCGCGGCTTCGCCGAGATGACGCGCTTCGGCCTGGCGCGCGGCGCCGAGGCCGAAACGCTCGCGGGGCTGGCCGGGCTCGGCGACCTCGTGCTCACCTGCACCTCGTCCAACTCGCGCAATTTCGCGCTGGGGCAAGGGCTCGGGCGCGGCGCCGAGGCGGCCGCACTGATGGCCGACCGCCGCACCGTCGCCGAAGGCGCGTTCAGCGCCCCGGTGATCGCCGCCGCCGCCCGCGCCGACGGGATCGAGATGCCGATCACCGACGCGGTCGCGCGGCTCGTTGCTGGCGAGATTCGCGCGGGCGAGGCCATTCAGGCTCTGCTCAGCCGCCCGCTCCGATCCGAGGGGCGATGA
- the tsaD gene encoding tRNA (adenosine(37)-N6)-threonylcarbamoyltransferase complex transferase subunit TsaD: MPLILGLESSCDETAAALVDSERRILAHRVAGQEAEHQPYGGVVPEIAARAHVDRLAPLVEGVLADAGMSLADVDAVAATAGPGLIGGVMVGLVTGKALAHAAGKPLIAVNHLEGHALSPRLADPDLQFPYLLLLVSGGHCQLLRVEGVGAYRRLATTIDDAAGEAFDKTAKLLGLGYPGGPAVERVAKDGDPRAVPLPRPLVGSAEPHFSFAGLKSAVARAAASGEHGVADLAASFQQAVVDCLVDRSRIALAACPDATAFVVAGGVAANGAIRGALTDLAAHFDKPFVAPPLWLCTDNGAMIAWAGAERFAAGLTDPLDTAARPRWPLDPEAEAVRGAGVKA, encoded by the coding sequence ATGCCTCTCATCCTCGGCCTCGAATCGAGCTGCGACGAAACCGCAGCGGCGCTCGTCGACAGCGAACGGCGCATTCTCGCGCACCGCGTCGCAGGGCAGGAGGCCGAACATCAGCCCTATGGCGGCGTCGTTCCGGAAATCGCGGCGCGCGCGCATGTCGACCGGCTCGCGCCGCTCGTCGAGGGCGTGCTTGCCGATGCGGGCATGTCGCTCGCCGATGTCGACGCGGTGGCCGCGACCGCGGGGCCGGGGCTGATCGGCGGGGTGATGGTCGGGCTCGTTACGGGCAAGGCGCTCGCGCATGCGGCGGGCAAGCCGCTGATCGCGGTCAACCATCTCGAAGGTCATGCGCTGAGCCCGCGACTCGCCGACCCCGATCTGCAATTTCCCTATCTGCTGCTGCTCGTCTCGGGCGGTCATTGCCAATTGCTGCGCGTCGAGGGCGTCGGCGCCTATCGCCGCCTTGCGACGACGATCGACGACGCCGCAGGCGAAGCCTTCGACAAGACCGCGAAGCTGCTGGGCCTCGGCTATCCCGGCGGCCCGGCGGTCGAGCGCGTCGCCAAGGACGGCGATCCGCGTGCGGTGCCGCTCCCGCGCCCACTCGTCGGCAGCGCCGAGCCGCATTTCTCCTTCGCCGGGCTGAAGAGCGCGGTCGCGCGGGCCGCCGCTTCGGGCGAGCATGGCGTCGCCGACCTCGCCGCCTCCTTCCAGCAGGCGGTGGTCGACTGCCTCGTCGATCGCAGCCGCATCGCGCTCGCCGCCTGCCCCGATGCCACGGCTTTCGTCGTCGCGGGCGGGGTGGCTGCGAACGGCGCGATTCGCGGCGCGCTGACCGATCTCGCCGCGCACTTCGACAAGCCCTTCGTCGCGCCGCCGCTGTGGCTCTGCACCGACAATGGCGCGATGATCGCCTGGGCGGGCGCCGAGCGTTTCGCGGCGGGGCTGACCGACCCGCTCGACACCGCGGCGAGACCGCGCTGGCCGCTCGACCCCGAAGCCGAGGCGGTGCGTGGCGCCGGAGTGAAAGCATGA